The genomic window GATGGTTTTCTTCTTGGTCTGGAGGTTGTCCATGATGATCTCGCTCGGTCTCCAGAACTTGCCGAGATAGCGGGTGTTGCCGTTGTCGGACTCGACCTTGAGCGGTGCACCCCTGCGATCAAAATACTCCTGCTTGACAGTCTGGTGATTGGACTGATCCACCCAGGTGATGATCTTGGTATAGCCGGAGCTCGGATCTTTCGGGTACCGCTCGACAACCCAGACGGGTACCCCGTTGTGCATGTCTTCGCGGAGGTATTTGTACGTGTACTTCTCGGGTTCGTTTGAAGTGATGTCCTCATAGCTGAACTCGGAGCCCACGAAGCTTCCGCTTTTGTTCTTGGAGGCAATGCGCTTGACCCGCTTGAGTGCGGGGAGATAAAGCCACTGGTCGTCCGGTCTCTCGATATGCTCGAACGTCAGCAATCCGGTTCCCTTAATATCGCGGGGATACTGAAAGGTGATCATGGTTTTATCCCCGTCATGTTTTACCTCCATGTATTGGGTCTCCATCTTGCGACGACTCTCTTGCCCGGCCGCATTGAGCAGGGTCATGGACATCGTCGCCTTGGCATCTCGATAGCCGAGATCCATATTATCCTGGGTGATGAAGATATGCCGCCCTTGCTCTTCCGGCGTTGTTCCCGGTGGTGGCGCAGCAATCCCGGTGGTCGGGAGGATGAGGAGTGAGATTGCCACGACAATCGAGCGAAAGCGGCGATGGGCAGCTTGGGCATCCTGCCCCCGGGACAAGCCCTCCATAAAGAAGGGGCGAAAGGTCCAGGTGGTGTGCAGGTCGTTCATGGGTCATCTCTCCTCTGTCAATGGTTCAAAAAAAATGTTGTATGGTCCCCAGCCACTTTCTTTTGTTTGTGACCCATCAGGAGAATACGCGAAACTCTTTGAAAAATCGACGGACGACCCCCGTCATGGGCCACCGCCGCACTGCAACTTTCGCTGGGTCGATCACTGGTCCTGGTAGCGTGGAGAGGGAAACCGAAGGAACAGGCTTCAACACGCGCTGTCGTCAAGCATAGCGCGCGTATGGGAGGCCTTGCGTGTGAGCGGGGTCAGTTCCACCGAGATTGGGCATGGGGTCCCGGAAAAGTTTCCGGAGGGGTTTTCACGGGTTTC from Candidatus Methylomirabilota bacterium includes these protein-coding regions:
- a CDS encoding outer membrane lipoprotein-sorting protein, whose protein sequence is MNDLHTTWTFRPFFMEGLSRGQDAQAAHRRFRSIVVAISLLILPTTGIAAPPPGTTPEEQGRHIFITQDNMDLGYRDAKATMSMTLLNAAGQESRRKMETQYMEVKHDGDKTMITFQYPRDIKGTGLLTFEHIERPDDQWLYLPALKRVKRIASKNKSGSFVGSEFSYEDITSNEPEKYTYKYLREDMHNGVPVWVVERYPKDPSSGYTKIITWVDQSNHQTVKQEYFDRRGAPLKVESDNGNTRYLGKFWRPSEIIMDNLQTKKKTILVFENWKFQQGLKPSVFTKRSLERQR